A section of the Procambarus clarkii isolate CNS0578487 chromosome 68, FALCON_Pclarkii_2.0, whole genome shotgun sequence genome encodes:
- the LOC138355586 gene encoding centrosome-associated protein CEP250-like has translation MFRLQAFRADPAGEIGNLSRAKRIELQTLAHEYQLDVPHGANKNELHNLLLDHLLEEGKIDSETHETYSIADKPDLATMKLKLELAKIEREQQREAAAIRKEEKEREAAIRKEEKEREAALAKEALQLRKEEAALRKEEQEREIALKERETAILRERERVQLEAKHRHLEMQREHDKQQAAMAMEYRQQEFALETTHLTQRQQATASLSVSFNISHESKLMSPFVETEVDVFFTTFETLANQLSWPADQWATLLRVHLTGRAAVTLSTLVSENDYQTLKQAVLNAYLLSTESYRRKFRDHLKASTTTFLEFANTKRRYFMKWLEAAHVSTFAELVNLMLVEEFLRRVPPPVRLYLADKEETDYLRCAKSADTYSLIHRLTPEQPSSKKSWYSYEKVSTDQAGSQLYCKYCRLYGHTIDKCGKSQYKGNTESTKPKQTPPKSGKPVMNVGVHVNDLSLFSKHLYPETVSTNGSDPEGRFKLKILRDTAASSINPFEISCAQYRLHRGNRLYH, from the coding sequence atgtttcgtctccaagctttccgtgcagatccagcaggtgaaatagggaacttaagtcgtgccaagaggatcgaattacaaactcttgcacatgagtatcaactagatgttccccatggagccaacaaaaatgaactgcataacctgttactggatcatctcttagaggaaggtaagattgactctgaaactcacgaaacttactctattgcagataaacctgatttggcaacgatgaaactcaaactagagcttgccaagatcgaacgagagcagcaaagggaagcagctgccatacgaaaggaagaaaaagaacgagaagctgcaatacgaaaggaagaaaaggaacgagaagctgccctggcaaaagaagctctacaactgaggaaagaggaagccgccttgaggaaagaagaacaggaacgtgaaatcgccctcaaggaacgtgaaactgcaatactccgtgagcgtgagcgagtacagcttgaagcaaaacatcgtcacctggagatgcaacgcgagcatgacaaacagcaagctgctatggctatggaatatcgtcaacaagaattcgcgttggaaactacacacctcactcaacgccagcaagctaccgccagtctttcaGTAAGTTTCAATATTTCACATGAAAGTAAGTTAATGTCACCATTTGTAGAGACAGAAGTCGAcgtatttttcaccacctttgagacccttgctaatcaactaagttggcctgccgaccaatgggctacccttctcagagtacatctcacaggtagagctgcagttacgctCAGTACTTTggtgtctgagaatgactaccagactctgaaacaagcagtgttgaacgcctaccttctctccaccgaaagctaccgaagaaaattccgtgaccacctaaaggcaagtaccactacctttctagaatttgctaataccaaaaggagatattttatgaaatggctggaagcagcacatgtctctacctttgcagaactcgtcaacctcatgctagttgaagaattcttgaggcgggtgcctcctcctgtccgtttatatttagcagataaagaagagaccgactacctaagaTGTGCTAAGTCAGCTGACacgtacagcctcatccaccggctgacaccagaacaaccttccagtaagaagtcttggtacagttacgagaaagtgagtaccgatcaagctgggtcgcaattgtactgtaagtattgtagactctatggacatactatagataaatgtggtaagtctcaatacaaaggtaatactgaatctactaaacccaaacagactcctcctaagtccggtaagcctgtgatgaatgttggtgttcatgttaatgatctttctctcttcagtaaacacctgtatcctgaaactgtctctaccaacggttcagatccggagggacgtttcaaactgaagatcttgagggacacagcggcctcTTCAATCAATCCTttcgaaatcagctgtgcccaatatcgcctacaccggggaaaccgtctttatcactga